A single window of Salvia splendens isolate huo1 chromosome 8, SspV2, whole genome shotgun sequence DNA harbors:
- the LOC121744945 gene encoding auxin-responsive protein SAUR78-like: protein MKKRMNHLLRKCKTLSRQLSRSSSYTSLRSKSAREEGGEEIFVGSSRRRYVIRSEHLSHPLVTALIERDSGPAAVVKCEVVLFDHLLWMLENADPNIASDSHSLQELADLYVY, encoded by the coding sequence ATGAAGAAGCGAATGAACCACTTGCTCCGGAAATGCAAGACCCTTTCGCGGCAGCTGAGCCGGAGCTCCTCCTACACGAGCTTGAGATCGAAATCCGCCCGGGAAGAAGGTGGAGAGGAGATCTTCGTGGGGAGCTCGCGGAGGAGGTACGTGATCAGGTCGGAGCACTTGAGCCACCCGCTGGTCACCGCGCTAATCGAGAGGGATTCGGGCCCGGCTGCTGTGGTCAAGTGCGAGGTCGTGCTGTTCGATCACCTCTTGTGGATGCTTGAAAATGCGGATCCAAATATCGCTTCCGATTCTCATTCTCTCCAAGAGCTGGCCGACCTCTACGTTTACTGA
- the LOC121744883 gene encoding elongation factor 2-like translates to MVKFTADELRAIMDHKHNIRNMSVIAHVDHGKSTLTDSLVAAAGIIAQEVAGDVRMTDTRADEAERGITIKSTGISLYYQMSDESLKSYKGERHMNDYLINLIDSPGHVDFSSEVTAALRITDGALVVVDCVEGVCVQTETVLRQALGERIRPVLTVNKMDRCFLELQVDGEEAYQTFQRVIENANVIMATYEDPLLGDVQVYPEKGTVAFSAGLHGWAFTLTNFAKMYAAKFGVDEAKMMERLWGENFFDPTTKKWTNKSTGSATCKRGFVQFCYEPIKQVINTCMNDQKDKLWPMLQKLGIVMKSEEKELMGKALMKRVMQTWLPASSALLEMMIFHLPSPATAQKYRVENLYEGPLDDQYATAIRNCDPNGPLMLYVSKMIPASDKGRFFAFGRVFAGKVSTGLKVRIMGPNYIPGEKKDLYTKSVQRTVIWMGKKQETVEDVPCGNTVALVGLDQFITKNATLTNEKEVDAHPIKAMKFSVSPVVRVAVQCKVASDLPKLVEGLKRLAKSDPMVVCTIEESGEHIVAGAGELHLEICLKDLQDDFMGGAEIIKSDPVVSFRETVLERSCRTVMSKSPNKHNRLYMEARPMEEGLAEAIDDGRIGPRDDPKIRSKILAEEFGWDKELAKKIWCFGPETTGPNMVVDMCKGVQYLNEIKDSVVAGFQWASKEGALAEENMRGICFEVCDVVLHADAIHRGGGQVIPTARRVIYASQITAKPRLLEPVYLVEIQAPEQALGGIYSVLNQKRGHVFEEMQRPGTPLYNIKAYLPVIESFGFSSTLRAATSGQAFPQCVFDHWEMMASDPLEPGTQASTLVTDIRKRKGLKENMTPLSEFEDRL, encoded by the exons ATG GTGAAGTTCACAGCAGATGAGCTTCGAGCCATCATGGACCACAAACATAACATTCGTAACATGTCTGTTATTGCCCATGTTGACCATG GAAAGTCCACTCTTACAGATTCTCTTGTTGCGGCTGCTGGTATTATTGCCCAAGAGGTTGCTGGCGATGTTAGAATGACAGACACAAGAGCTGATGAAGCTGAACGTGGTATCACTATTAAGTCGACTGGTATCTCATTGTATTATCAAATGAGTGATGAGTCCTTGAAGAGTTACAAGGGAGAACGCCATATGAATGATTACCTCATCAATCTTATTGATTCACCTGGGCACGTTGACTTCTCTTCTGAAGTGACTGCTGCTCTCCGTATCACTGATGGTGCTCTTGTTGTGGTGGACTGTGTTGAAGGTGTTTGCGTCCAGACTGAGACTGTTCTTCGTCAGGCACTTGGTGAAAGAATCAGGCCTGTCTTGACTGTTAACAAGATGGACAGGTGTTTCCTTGAACTCCAAGTGGATGGAGAGGAGGCATATCAAACATTCCAGAGGGTTATTGAAAATGCCAATGTCATCATGGCAACTTATGAGGACCCCTTACTCGGTGATGTTCAGGTCTACCCAGAGAAAGGGACTGTTGCCTTTTCTGCTGGTCTACACGGTTGGGCTTTTACTTTGACAAACTTTGCTAAGATGTATGCAGCCAAGTTTGGTGTTGATGAGGCCAAGATGATGGAAAGACTTTGGGGAGAGAATTTCTTTGACCCAACTACCAAGAAATGGACCAACAAGAGCACTGGGTCTGCAACCTGTAAACGTGGTTTTGTACAGTTTTGTTACGAACCCATCAAGCAGGTCATCAACACTTGCATGAATGACCAGAAAGACAAGTTGTGGCCTATGCTGCAGAAGCTTGGCATAGTGATGAAGTCTGAGGAGAAGGAGTTGATGGGTAAAGCTTTGATGAAGCGTGTTATGCAAACATGGCTTCCTGCCAGCTCTGCTCTCTTGGAGATGATGATATTCCATCTCCCCTCACCGGCTACAGCCCAAAAGTATCGTGTTGAGAACCTGTATGAGGGACCTCTGGATGATCAGTATGCTACTGCCATCAGGAACTGTGATCCCAATGGTCCTCTCATGCTGTACGTGTCTAAGATGATTCCTGCCTCTGACAAAGGTAGGTTCTTTGCTTTTGGCCGTGTGTTTGCTGGAAAAGTTTCTACGGGTTTGAAAGTCCGAATCATGGGCCCGAACTATATTCCTGGTGAGAAAAAGGACTTGTACACCAAGAGCGTCCAGAGAACTGTCATTTGGATGGGTAAGAAGCAGGAAACTGTGGAAGATGTTCCCTGTGGTAACACAGTTGCTTTGGTCGGGCTTGATCAATTCATCACCAAGAATGCTACCCTAACAAACGAGAAGGAAGTTGATGCTCATCCAATCAAAGCCATGAAGTTCTCTGTCTCACCTGTTGTCCGTGTTGCTGTACAGTGCAAGGTCGCATCTGACCTACCAAAGCTCGTTGAAGGTTTGAAGCGTTTGGCCAAATCTGACCCTATGGTTGTCTGTACTATTGAGGAATCTGGTGAGCATATCGTTGCTGGTGCTGGGGAGCTGCACCTTGAGATCTGTTTGAAGGACTTGCAGGATGATTTTATGGGTGGTGCTGAAATTATAAAATCCGATCCTGTTGTTTCCTTCCGTGAGACGGTCCTGGAGAGGTCTTGCCGTACAGTTATGAGCAAATCACCGAACAAGCACAACCGGCTGTACATGGAAGCCAGACCTATGGAAGAGGGTTTGGCTGAGGCCATTGATGATGGGCGCATTGGTCCAAGGGATGATCCCAAGATCCGGTCAAAGATCTTGGCAGAGGAGTTTGGGTGGGACAAAGAACTTGCTAAGAAAATTTGGTGCTTTGGTCCTGAAACTACTGGTCCCAACATGGTTGTTGATATGTGTAAGGGAGTCCAGTACTTGAATGAAATCAAGGACTCTGTTGTTGCCGGTTTCCAGTGGGCCTCCAAGGAAGGTGCATTGGCCGAAGAAAACATGAGAGGCATTTGCTTCGAGGTGTGTGATGTGGTTCTTCATGCTGACGCTATTCACAGAGGTGGTGGACAGGTTATTCCCACTGCGAGAAGGGTTATCTATGCCTCCCAGATCACAGCAAAGCCTCGCCTTCTGGAGCCTGTCTACCTTGTGGAGATCCAGGCACCGGAGCAAGCCCTTGGTGGTATTTACAGTGTGCTGAATCAGAAGCGTGGCCATGTGTTTGAGGAAATGCAGAGGCCGGGCACCCCTCTATACAACATCAAAGCTTACCTTCCGGTTATTGAGTCCTTTGGTTTCTCAAGTACTCTGAGAGCTGCGACCTCTGGTCAGGCGTTCCCACAGTGCGTGTTTGATCATTGGGAAATGATGGCTTCCGATCCTCTTGAACCAGGTACCCAGGCTTCTACCCTTGTTACTGATATTCGCAAGAGGAAGGGTTTGAAGGAGAACATGACACCTCTTTCTGAGTTCGAGGACAGGCTGTGA
- the LOC121744897 gene encoding peptidyl-prolyl cis-trans isomerase CYP59-like: MSVMLVTSLGEIVVDLFTDRCPLTCKNFLKLCKIKYYNGCLFHTIQKDFTAQTGDPTGTGSGGDSLYKFLYGDQARFFGDEIHLDVKHSKIGTLAMASAGENLNASQFYITLREDIDYLDGKHTVFGEVAEGLETLTRINEAYVDEKNRPYKNIRIKHTYIIDDPFEDPPLLAELIPDASPEGKPKDEVDDDVRLEDDWIPMDEQLNPQELQEVLREKAAHTSAVLLETIGDIPQAEMKPPENVLFVCKLNPVTEDDDLHTIFSRFGVVTSAEVIRDHKTGDSLCYAFIEFEDKDACEEAYFKMDNALIDDRRIHVDFSQSVAKLWFQYKGKGRIGGGAGCFKCGSLDHIAKDCPGGPTAGQPLSKYILKDDNTQRGGDRSTRYEMVFDEDEDDGGPRHSKRRRDHKAEQSDDKQNNRHRDERRRDTHDRPRRYEKSKSREDEGYARRQMSPHKRGAKDYSDRNGGDERERRRRHGSGDREKKDGDDVGHGHTHMRDTVKYEKKRVDDVGHGDRRNEDEIRKRNGNEDVRGSHRNRHDSEDKSNHKHRGEERCSDKRSSRGDDYRGTARRN; the protein is encoded by the exons ATGTCGGTTATGCTAGTGACGAGTTTGGGAGAGATTGTGGTGGATTTGTTTACTGATCGTTGCCCTTTGACCTGCAAGAATTTTCTCAAGCTTTGCAA AATTAAGTATTATAATGGATGCCTCTTTCACACAATACAAAAGGATTTTACTGCACAGACAGGTGATCCGACAGGGACGGGATCTGGTGGTGATTCTTTGTACAA ATTCTTATACGGTGACCAGGCTCGTTTTTTTGGCGATGAAATACACCTGGATGTGAAACATTCCAAGATCGGAACTCTGGCCATGGCTAGTGCTGGGGAGAACCTTAATGCTTCTCAG TTCTATATCACATTGCGGGAGGACATTGATTACCTGGATGGCAAACATACT GTGTTTGGAGAGGTTGCTGAAGGGCTGGAGACACTTACTAGAATAAATGAAGCCTATGTGGATGAAAAGAACAGACCCTATAAAAACATCAG GATCAAACACACTTACATAATAGACGATCCTTTCGAAGATCCTCCCCTACTAGCTGAGCTGATCCCAGATGCTTCACCTGAAGGAAAACCAAAAGATGAA GTTGATGATGATGTGAGACTAGAAGATGATTGGATCCCTATGGATGAACAACTTAACCCCCAAGAGCTTCAAGAGGTCTTGCGTGAAAAGGCCGCGCATACCAGTGCAGTGTTACTTGAGACT ATAGGGGACATTCCTCAAGCTGAGATGAAGCCTCCTGAAAATGTATTGTTTGTGTGCAAGTTGAATCCAGTGACTGAG GATGATGACTTGCATACGATATTTTCTCGTTTTGGAGTTGTAACATC TGCTGAAGTTATCCGAGATCACAAAACTGGTGACAGTTTGTGCTACGCATTTATAG AATTTGAAGACAAAGATGCATGTGAAGAAGCATATTTTAAG ATGGACAATGCTCTTATTGATGACCGGAGAATACATGTTGACTTTAGTCAAAGTGTTGCGAAGCTGTGGTTCCAATATAAAGGCAAAGGTCGAATAGGTGGAG GTGCCGGGTGCTTCAAATGCGGTTCTCTTGATCACATTGCTAAGGACTGCCCTGGAGGTCCCACTGCCGGACAACCGCTTTCCAAATATATTCTGAAAGATGATAACACTCAACGTGGAGGAGACAGAAGCACAAG GTATGAGATGGTTtttgatgaagatgaagatgatggAGGGCCAAGGCATAGTAAAAGGAGAAGAGACCATAAAGCTGAACAGAGCGACGATAAGCAAAATAACAGACATCGTGATGAAAGGAGAAGGGATACGCATGATCGGCCGAGACGatatgaaaaaagtaagagcAGGGAAGATGAGGGTTATGCACGGCGTCAGATGAGTCCACACAAGAGAGGAGCAAAAGACTACTCGGACAGAAATGGAGGAGATGAGAGAGAACGCAGAAGAAGGCATGGCAGTGGGGACCGTGAAAAGAAGGATGGAGATGATGTTGGTCACGGACACACACACATGAGGGATACAGTTAAGTACGAAAAGAAGCGTGTAGATGACGTCGGCCATGGAGACAGGAGAAACGAAGATGAGATCAGGAAGAGAAATGGCAATGAAGATGTACGAGGGAGTCACAGGAACAGGCACGATTCTGAAGATAAATCTAATCATAAACATAGGGGTGAAGAGCGATGCTCAGATAAGAGAAGCTCTAGAGGTGATGATTATCGCGGAACTGCTAGGAGGAACTGA